The Aquila chrysaetos chrysaetos chromosome 21, bAquChr1.4, whole genome shotgun sequence DNA window TGACCGACCCCATCAGACGAGAATACATTCACAAGTGTAATGcttggagagagaaggagaaagaggaggagagcagagaaagaagcagcaggagagctAGAGAGGAAAGTTCAAGACATAACAGGACTTTGGCACGGTTTAAGACTGTAAGTTTAAACAATCACCACTAAGGCGAAGGAGAATTTTCATCCTCATGTCAACATCCCaccaaaagaaggaaaaacaaaacaaattaaaaataaaaaaaaaagtggggaatCGGAGGAAGAGggactggggcagggaggaaaaaaaaaaaaaacatcaaagaaatGACTGCAACTGcaaaaaatgaccaaaaaaaaaaaaaaaaaaaaaagaaatccaatcCTGAGAAAAGGACATGGCTAGTCCAGCGTCTGGGCTTgcaaaaaatagtaattataatataataataaaagacCCCCCCCTCCGGATCCTGGCAGTTAACTAGGTGTAGCCCTATGCGGTCGTCGGTGTGGAAACTCCCTTTCCGTGGGAGTCAGCTGcagttggtttggtttgtccttttttttttttttttttttttttttttttccttgttcccAACACATTTGGTCCAGTCTCTGGccgggcagcagctgccttcaCACATACCACTCATTAAAATTGGGGGGCAGTCCAGGGTTGTGGCCGGGGTTACTCTGAAGGGCGGCCGGCGGCGTTTTAGTGGAGTCCTTACTGCCGGCGGAGCCCACCGCAGGGGGGGTGGAGGACTCGTACCCCGAActggctgcaggggaagagTCCGACCCCTGGGATTCGTGCACCTAAAACCAAGAGGCAGAGATGGGAACGAGCTCGGGGTCCCCGCCACCCCGCTGAGCCGGGTCGGGATGCTCCCCCAGGCAGGAGGGACACCGGGGTCCAAGCAGGCGGTTCGTGCCTTGCCGGCCACCCCGAGCACCGGCAGCAAACGCCTGCCTCGGCTCCCGGCCACTTCGCTGCAGCATCCCggtgcgtggggggggggggggggggctgcagcatcccggTGTGGGGTGTGGGGGACCGCAGCCACAAGCCAGGTTGCATTTACAcagccccccgccccagcaccGAGCCACGCTCTGGAAACCGGGCAGCGCTCGCACCGGTGGGAGCGCAAAAAGAAACTACGCCATTTCCCCGGGCCGTGCTCCAGCCACGGCCTAGACACCGGGGAACCGCTCGGGCCATGCCGGGAGCGTGGAGCGCTGCGGCAGGCACcgctcagctctgccctgccccgGGAAGACGAGCCCTGAGCACGCCAGCGACTGAGCATCCCTGCTCAGGGAGGAAAGGGCTGGAGCGCAGGGGTGATTACCTTCATGTGTTTCCTAAGTGAGCTGGGGTGGGTGTAGGATTTGTCGCACACCTTGCAGATGTAGGGCTTGTCCGAGGTGTGGACGTGCATGTGTTTCTTCCTGTCGCTGCTGTTGGCGAAGCGCCTGTCGCAGCCCTCAAACTCGCACTTGAAGGGCTTCTCACCTGTGAAATTCAGAGAGGGTGAAGGAGGGCCGgtcccctctccatcccctgcctcctccccggACAACCTCTGCCCCGCTCACCCCACCTCGGGGATGGGATGCACGAGCACCACAGAAAACGAAGAAGGGGAAGATGGGCAGCGGGGTTTGTTACATGTCGCATAAATTTGGGTCAGCctttattacttttaattcaCCTCCTGCCAGGCCCGCGCTGGGCTCCGGCGGGGACGGCGGCCGGGCGAGCCCGGGGAGGGAGAAGACCCGAGATAAATTCAGCGGCTCGGACAGTTTTACAAGACGTACTCGAGGATACAAGCCAAAATAACGTTTGcttcctgccttccccccctcttccctccacccGCGCGGAGGGCTGAAGGGAAGCCGGGGctgcaaataaaaacacttcGACAAATATATCGCTGATTTAATTAGGAGAGACGCCAATCGggcctaaaaataaaatgaaaaggagcGGAAGTCACCGAAAACGAGGTTTCATCAGCATTTCCCTGGTTCCCTCCGCAGAGGCGCGCAAGGGGCCGAGAGGGGGTGGCGGCGCGTGTGCGTGCGTGGGGGTGTCTGTGGGGTGCGTGTCACGGGCCTTACCTGTGTGCGTCCGCTTGTGAATCTTGAGGTTTTCGGAGCGGGCAAAGATCTTGCCGCAGCCCgggaaggggcaggggaagggcttCTCCCCCGTGTGCACCCGAATGTGGTTCACCAGTTTGTATTTCGCCTTGAAGGACTTGCCTTCCCGCGGACACTCGTCCCAGTAGCAGATGTGGTTGTTCTGCTCCGGCCCCCCGACGTGCTCCATGGTGACGTGGGTCACCAGTTCGTGCATGGTGCTGAAAGTCCTGTCGCAGCTCTTCTTGGGCCGGCTGAGCTGGCTCTCGTCGAGCCACTTGCAGGACAATTCTTGCTTGATGGGCTGCCGCATGTACCGAAAGAAAGCCCCGGGGCcgtggtggtgatggtggtggtggtgggccGCCACGTTCATGCCCATATTCACGTTCATGTGGTTGTAGTTGTGGAACTGGGCGCCGGCGTAAGGGTCCGTGCGGGGGCTGGAGACGGCCCGGTACGGGTCCGGTCGCCCGAAGAGGTCCCCGCGCAGCCCCAGGTGCATCTGCCCGTTGTCCACATGCCCGGTGGGGGACGTGTGGCTCGGGCTCTGCTCGTGGAGCCCCGGGAAGAGCAGGTAGCCCGGGGTGTCCGGGATGCCGCCGGGGCCGTGCAAGCCGCCGGGGGAGCCGCCGAAAAGCCCGTGTTGCGCCGTGCCGGAGGCGGCGTCCGCGATGCCGGAGCCGCGGTTGCGGAAGAGAAAGTCGCGGGTGGAGTTGaaggcggcggccccgccgtAGGAGGGCACCTGGCCGgcgtggtggtggtgatggtggtggtggccCAGGGCGCTGGCGTAGCCCGGAGCCTGCGGCGTGAACGCCGAGCTCTGCCCGGCGGCGAGGTCGTGCGGGGCCGCGTTCAGCTtgaaggcggcggcggcgtgcGAGGAGTCCCCGAAGGGGCCCAGCCCCatgccggcggcggcggcggcggcgtcgCGGCCCGGCATCTCGTGGTGGCGGGGCGCCGCGAAGCCGCCCACCCCCAGCGCCGGGAACTGCGGCCCGCCGTCCAGCAGCATCGTCATGGGCGCGGGGCCGTCGGCGCGGCTGCagcctgccccccgcccccccctcctcccccccccccaaaaaagtacaaaaccacaccaaaaagcacacacccccccgcacactcacacacacacacacacccccccccgcgGGCAGGCACGACCCCGAGGCCGCGGGCGGGCACCGAGGCGAGCACCCCCCGTCCGgcaccaaaacaaaccaaaaaagaaaaggaaaaaaaaaa harbors:
- the ZIC3 gene encoding zinc finger protein ZIC 3 → MTMLLDGGPQFPALGVGGFAAPRHHEMPGRDAAAAAAGMGLGPFGDSSHAAAAFKLNAAPHDLAAGQSSAFTPQAPGYASALGHHHHHHHHAGQVPSYGGAAAFNSTRDFLFRNRGSGIADAASGTAQHGLFGGSPGGLHGPGGIPDTPGYLLFPGLHEQSPSHTSPTGHVDNGQMHLGLRGDLFGRPDPYRAVSSPRTDPYAGAQFHNYNHMNVNMGMNVAAHHHHHHHHGPGAFFRYMRQPIKQELSCKWLDESQLSRPKKSCDRTFSTMHELVTHVTMEHVGGPEQNNHICYWDECPREGKSFKAKYKLVNHIRVHTGEKPFPCPFPGCGKIFARSENLKIHKRTHTGEKPFKCEFEGCDRRFANSSDRKKHMHVHTSDKPYICKVCDKSYTHPSSLRKHMKVHESQGSDSSPAASSGYESSTPPAVGSAGSKDSTKTPPAALQSNPGHNPGLPPNFNEWYV